The following coding sequences are from one Lipingzhangella halophila window:
- a CDS encoding ABC transporter permease yields MTALTPPMGRLRWTFTDGLTLVGRELGRLRQEPGQLVAMLVFPAIMVVLFGYVFGSAIQVPGGGDYREYLMPGLFSMVTFSAVMSVMTRTATDASRGVMDRFKSMPMARSAVPFGTTGADLLGGLLSLAIMVGAGLLVGWQPHSGPVHTAEAFLLLIVLRYALSWVGVYLGMVVKNDEVADQLVPLFLPFTMLSNSFVPTDGMPGWLRVLADWNPVSALTAASRELFGNPGVPSGDVAWPLAHPVAAVLLWSAALLVVFVPLSIRTYKRKGR; encoded by the coding sequence ATGACCGCCCTCACCCCGCCGATGGGCCGCTTGCGCTGGACGTTCACCGACGGGCTGACCCTGGTCGGCCGCGAGCTGGGACGGCTGCGGCAGGAACCCGGGCAGCTCGTCGCCATGCTGGTGTTCCCCGCCATCATGGTGGTGCTGTTCGGGTACGTCTTCGGCAGCGCGATCCAGGTGCCGGGCGGCGGCGACTATCGCGAGTACCTCATGCCGGGCCTGTTCTCGATGGTGACCTTCTCGGCGGTGATGAGCGTCATGACGCGGACGGCCACCGACGCCTCCCGCGGGGTGATGGACCGGTTCAAGTCCATGCCGATGGCGCGGTCGGCCGTGCCGTTCGGGACGACCGGTGCCGACCTGCTGGGCGGTCTGCTGTCGCTGGCCATCATGGTGGGGGCGGGCCTGCTGGTGGGATGGCAGCCGCATAGCGGCCCGGTCCACACGGCCGAGGCGTTCCTGCTGCTGATCGTGCTGCGGTACGCGCTGAGCTGGGTGGGCGTCTACCTGGGAATGGTGGTGAAGAACGACGAGGTCGCCGACCAGCTGGTACCGCTGTTCCTGCCGTTCACGATGCTGTCCAACTCGTTCGTTCCGACGGACGGTATGCCGGGGTGGCTGCGGGTGCTGGCCGACTGGAACCCGGTGAGCGCGCTCACGGCCGCTTCCCGGGAGCTGTTCGGCAACCCGGGTGTGCCGTCCGGAGACGTGGCTTGGCCGCTCGCGCACCCCGTGGCCGCCGTCCTGCTCTGGTCGGCCGCGCTGCTGGTGGTCTTCGTCCCGCTGTCGATCCGCACCTATAAGCGCAAGGGACGCTGA
- a CDS encoding DUF485 domain-containing protein, whose product MVEYLEGAVRATADEHDVRPIRGAHRRPPAQRRLSFVLLASDSHFLKLRKRFVVATVLVVAVSLGWYLAYLFLSVYARDLMATPIYGAINVALVMGIGQFVSTFVLAWGYCRYAARRIDPHIAMMRDEDGDAQVIRNGRVVRG is encoded by the coding sequence GTGGTCGAATATCTCGAAGGCGCGGTGCGGGCAACCGCCGATGAGCATGATGTACGTCCGATCCGCGGCGCGCATCGGCGACCGCCCGCGCAACGACGCCTGAGCTTCGTTCTGTTGGCATCGGACTCGCACTTCCTTAAACTACGAAAGCGGTTCGTGGTGGCGACCGTTTTAGTGGTCGCGGTTTCCCTCGGCTGGTACCTGGCGTATCTTTTCCTGTCGGTCTATGCCCGAGATCTCATGGCTACCCCGATTTACGGGGCGATCAATGTCGCGCTGGTAATGGGAATCGGTCAATTCGTGTCGACTTTCGTTCTCGCATGGGGGTACTGCCGGTACGCGGCCCGCCGGATCGATCCGCATATCGCCATGATGCGCGACGAGGACGGAGACGCCCAGGTGATTCGGAACGGCCGGGTGGTGCGGGGATGA
- a CDS encoding ATP-binding cassette domain-containing protein: MADPIVLAEGLRKSFGDIHALRGLDLSVPRGTVCGVLGPNGAGKTTAVRILATLSDPDAGHARIAGYDVVREAGKVRTRIGLAGQYAAVDEKLTGRGNLRMFGRLYHLSRREAHRRADELLERFDLMDAADRQAAGYSGGMRRRLDLVTSLILRPEVLFLDEPTTGLDPRSRGEIWDSVRELVADGTTVLLTTQYLDEADQLADDIAVIDHGQVIATGTPNELKATIGDRLDVVLEDPAALRPAATVLNALAGTDPTMTGADRLSVALPGGGFRLADVVRELDRAGVDAADVRRRRPTLDEVFLRLTDRKEPVR, from the coding sequence ATGGCGGATCCGATCGTGCTCGCCGAGGGGCTGCGCAAGTCCTTCGGCGACATCCATGCGCTGCGGGGCCTGGACCTGAGCGTCCCGAGAGGAACGGTCTGCGGCGTGCTGGGGCCGAACGGCGCGGGGAAGACGACCGCAGTGCGCATCCTGGCGACCTTGTCCGATCCCGATGCCGGGCACGCCCGCATCGCCGGATACGACGTCGTCCGCGAGGCCGGCAAGGTGCGCACCAGGATCGGGCTCGCGGGCCAGTACGCCGCCGTGGACGAGAAGCTCACCGGACGCGGCAACCTGCGCATGTTCGGGCGCCTCTACCACCTGTCGCGGCGCGAGGCGCACCGGCGAGCCGACGAGCTGCTCGAACGCTTCGACCTGATGGACGCCGCCGACCGTCAGGCCGCCGGCTACTCCGGCGGTATGCGGCGCCGCCTCGACCTGGTCACCAGCCTCATCCTGCGTCCCGAGGTGCTCTTCCTGGACGAGCCGACCACCGGCCTGGACCCGCGCAGCCGCGGCGAGATCTGGGACAGCGTCCGCGAGCTCGTGGCGGACGGCACCACGGTGCTGCTCACCACGCAGTATCTGGACGAGGCCGACCAGTTGGCCGACGACATCGCCGTCATCGACCACGGGCAGGTCATCGCCACGGGCACGCCCAACGAGCTGAAGGCCACGATCGGGGACCGCCTCGACGTCGTCCTCGAAGACCCCGCCGCGCTGCGTCCGGCGGCGACCGTGCTGAACGCCCTGGCCGGGACCGACCCCACGATGACGGGCGCCGACCGGCTCAGCGTCGCCCTGCCCGGCGGCGGCTTCCGGCTGGCCGACGTCGTGCGCGAGCTCGACCGCGCCGGGGTCGACGCGGCCGACGTGCGGCGGCGCCGCCCCACCCTCGACGAGGTGTTCCTGCGCCTCACCGACCGGAAGGAACCCGTCCGATGA
- a CDS encoding nucleoside hydrolase, with translation MTPAHPAPVVIDCDPGVDDAIALLLALASPELEVRGVTTVAGNVPLADVNRNAARVLDLAGAPAGLPLTSGLGGPIGRARHAHDAPVHGEGGLGGVRLPESRRQFRDTHAVDLLAEQALAEPGALTLVAIGPLSNVAMLLRRHPDAGTALREIVVMGGAAFVQGNITPAAEFNFFADPEAARVVLESGLVVRIVGLDVTHVATFPTEATEQLASLPGAAGVAGTMLGDYGRRERAISGLRGTPVHDALAVAAVSHSHLLGWESGQATVECAGTVTDGALVADLLTQDRTRATRVARTVDSQGFASLLNERLTGYAQSASRP, from the coding sequence ATGACACCCGCGCACCCCGCCCCGGTCGTGATCGACTGCGATCCCGGCGTCGATGACGCGATTGCCCTGCTCCTGGCGCTGGCTTCGCCCGAGTTGGAGGTGCGCGGGGTGACCACGGTCGCGGGGAACGTCCCGCTTGCCGACGTGAACCGAAACGCCGCGCGCGTTCTGGATCTGGCCGGCGCGCCCGCCGGCCTCCCGCTGACGTCCGGCCTCGGCGGCCCGATCGGCCGGGCCCGGCACGCCCATGATGCGCCGGTGCACGGGGAGGGCGGGCTGGGCGGGGTGCGGCTTCCCGAGTCGCGGCGGCAGTTCCGCGATACGCACGCCGTTGACCTGCTGGCTGAGCAGGCACTCGCGGAGCCCGGCGCACTGACGCTCGTGGCCATCGGCCCACTGTCCAACGTGGCGATGCTGCTGCGGCGCCACCCGGATGCGGGGACAGCGTTGCGCGAGATCGTGGTCATGGGCGGCGCCGCGTTCGTGCAGGGCAACATCACGCCGGCGGCGGAGTTCAACTTCTTCGCCGATCCCGAGGCGGCGCGCGTGGTCCTGGAGTCCGGGCTCGTGGTCCGGATCGTCGGCCTCGACGTGACGCATGTGGCCACATTCCCGACGGAGGCGACCGAGCAGCTGGCCAGCCTTCCCGGTGCCGCCGGAGTGGCGGGGACGATGCTGGGCGACTATGGGCGGCGGGAGCGGGCAATCTCCGGGCTGAGGGGCACTCCGGTGCACGACGCCCTCGCGGTCGCGGCCGTGAGCCACTCCCATCTGCTGGGGTGGGAAAGCGGGCAGGCCACCGTCGAGTGCGCCGGCACCGTCACCGATGGAGCGCTGGTGGCCGACCTGCTCACCCAGGACCGGACCCGGGCAACGCGGGTGGCCCGAACAGTGGACTCCCAGGGATTCGCCTCACTGCTCAACGAGCGGCTGACGGGATACGCCCAGTCAGCTTCTCGGCCTTGA
- a CDS encoding sodium-dependent transporter, whose protein sequence is MAQQHREQWGTRAGFLFAAIGSAIGLGNIWRFPYIAYDNGGGAFLLPYLIALLTAGIPLLILEYTIGHRFRGSPPMAFHRMSRPATVIGWWQVAVCFVIATYYAVIVAWAVRFAGFSIGQQWGDEPGVFFEESFLQATRADGGISAYVPGILWPLLAVWVIVLAVLAFGVRRGIEWANKIFIPLLVVLFGILVVRALTLDGAAQGLDAFFSPDWSAITSGGVWVAAYGQIFFSLSVGFGIMITYASYLRRRADLTGTAMVAGFANSSFEILAGIGVFATLGFMAVSTGVPIADAELEGVGLAFVAFPTIISEIPVGAALFGLLFFVSLVVAGLSSLISIVQVVVAAVQDRTGLARVPAVCIVGGAIAAVSLALYPTDGGLAILDTADHFINFYGVALAGLVIVVVVAWVLRGLRRMQEHANATSAVPLGWWWRVTLGVITPLLLGWMMWDSLRGEFSEPYGGYPLGLLLIGGVGVAAGAVIVGAVLALIPWRRQATDSPEFGETTQDEGTR, encoded by the coding sequence ATGGCACAGCAACACCGCGAGCAGTGGGGAACCCGCGCCGGGTTCCTGTTCGCGGCGATCGGATCGGCCATTGGCCTGGGCAACATCTGGCGGTTCCCCTATATCGCCTATGACAACGGCGGCGGGGCGTTCCTGCTGCCGTACCTCATCGCGTTGCTCACCGCCGGCATCCCGCTGCTCATCCTGGAGTACACGATCGGCCACCGCTTCCGCGGGTCGCCGCCGATGGCCTTCCACCGGATGTCGCGTCCCGCGACCGTGATCGGGTGGTGGCAGGTCGCGGTGTGCTTCGTGATCGCGACGTACTACGCGGTGATCGTCGCCTGGGCGGTCCGGTTCGCCGGCTTCTCCATCGGCCAGCAGTGGGGCGACGAACCCGGAGTGTTCTTCGAGGAAAGCTTCCTGCAGGCCACCCGGGCAGACGGGGGGATCTCGGCCTATGTGCCGGGCATTCTGTGGCCACTGCTCGCCGTCTGGGTGATCGTGCTCGCCGTGCTGGCCTTCGGCGTGCGGCGCGGGATCGAGTGGGCGAACAAGATCTTCATCCCGCTCCTGGTGGTGCTCTTCGGCATCCTGGTCGTACGGGCGCTGACCCTCGATGGTGCCGCCCAGGGCCTTGACGCGTTCTTCTCCCCGGACTGGTCGGCCATCACCAGCGGCGGTGTCTGGGTCGCGGCGTACGGCCAGATCTTCTTCTCCCTCTCCGTCGGGTTCGGCATCATGATCACCTACGCGTCGTACCTGCGGCGCCGCGCCGACCTCACCGGAACCGCCATGGTCGCGGGGTTCGCCAACAGCTCGTTCGAGATCCTCGCCGGCATCGGGGTGTTCGCGACACTCGGCTTCATGGCGGTCTCAACCGGGGTCCCCATCGCCGACGCCGAACTCGAAGGTGTGGGATTGGCGTTCGTCGCCTTCCCGACGATCATCTCCGAGATTCCGGTGGGCGCCGCCCTGTTCGGGCTGCTGTTCTTCGTCTCCCTGGTGGTCGCCGGGCTGTCCTCGCTCATCAGCATCGTCCAGGTGGTGGTGGCGGCCGTGCAGGACCGCACCGGGCTCGCCCGGGTTCCGGCCGTGTGCATCGTCGGCGGCGCGATCGCGGCGGTGTCGCTCGCTCTCTACCCGACCGACGGCGGGCTCGCCATCCTCGACACCGCCGACCACTTCATCAACTTCTACGGCGTCGCGCTCGCCGGGCTCGTGATCGTGGTCGTGGTGGCCTGGGTCCTGCGAGGGCTGCGGCGGATGCAGGAACACGCCAACGCCACATCGGCCGTCCCCCTCGGCTGGTGGTGGCGCGTCACCCTCGGGGTGATCACGCCGCTGCTTCTGGGCTGGATGATGTGGGACAGCCTGCGCGGTGAGTTCAGTGAGCCCTACGGCGGCTACCCGCTGGGGCTGCTCCTCATCGGCGGGGTGGGTGTCGCGGCCGGCGCCGTTATCGTCGGTGCCGTGCTGGCCCTCATCCCGTGGCGGCGCCAGGCCACCGACTCCCCGGAGTTCGGGGAGACCACACAGGACGAAGGGACGCGCTGA
- a CDS encoding acyl-CoA-like ligand-binding transcription factor produces MARTRQSVIDAHPDLQERELAKMAKLSAAIAQALRERGTSEPAAALAAEAGVAAFRIAFAQWLADPDGHGLGSYIRSAVDDLRRVTAA; encoded by the coding sequence CTGGCCCGGACACGCCAGAGCGTGATCGACGCGCACCCCGACTTGCAGGAACGTGAGCTGGCCAAGATGGCCAAGTTGAGCGCGGCGATAGCGCAAGCGCTGCGCGAGCGGGGAACGTCCGAGCCCGCGGCCGCCCTCGCCGCCGAGGCCGGGGTGGCCGCGTTCCGGATCGCCTTCGCTCAGTGGTTGGCCGACCCGGACGGGCACGGCCTCGGATCGTACATCCGGTCGGCCGTCGATGATCTGCGCAGGGTCACCGCCGCCTGA
- a CDS encoding TetR/AcrR family transcriptional regulator, whose product MTDAEYVSIWMRPERPARGPKPAYSRAQITEAAVRIADTEGLEAATMRRIAAEIGAGTMSLYRYVPGRDDLIELMADRLMGEIDVEGLPSGDWRADLTRYAYGVRAMWLRHPWIATVHRAIPSFGPNQLRVIERVMGTLDAHVSIDENLALMAVLNGYVEGAARDEVSWAEEVRRSGLSETDWMVRTGPYVHQLLESGEHPIFSKIVMEARHPHLSRDDRFQYGLERVLDCIAAALPPPAEPPVAAHREGQEDRDD is encoded by the coding sequence GTGACCGACGCCGAGTACGTGAGCATCTGGATGCGGCCGGAGCGCCCGGCCCGCGGGCCGAAGCCGGCCTACAGCCGCGCGCAGATCACCGAGGCGGCGGTCCGGATCGCCGACACCGAGGGGCTGGAGGCCGCCACCATGCGGCGGATCGCCGCCGAGATCGGCGCGGGCACGATGTCGCTCTACCGGTACGTCCCGGGCCGCGACGACCTCATCGAACTCATGGCCGACCGGCTGATGGGCGAGATCGACGTCGAGGGACTGCCCTCCGGCGACTGGCGCGCGGACCTGACGCGCTACGCCTACGGGGTGCGGGCGATGTGGCTGCGGCACCCGTGGATCGCCACCGTGCACCGGGCGATCCCCAGCTTCGGCCCCAACCAGTTACGCGTGATCGAACGGGTGATGGGGACCCTCGACGCCCACGTCTCCATCGACGAGAACCTCGCCCTCATGGCCGTTCTGAACGGCTACGTCGAGGGCGCCGCCCGCGACGAGGTCAGCTGGGCCGAGGAGGTCCGCCGCAGCGGGCTCAGCGAGACGGACTGGATGGTGCGGACCGGCCCGTACGTCCACCAGCTACTGGAGAGCGGGGAGCACCCGATCTTCAGCAAGATCGTGATGGAGGCGCGCCATCCGCACCTGAGCCGCGACGACCGGTTCCAGTACGGGCTGGAGCGCGTCCTCGACTGCATCGCCGCGGCCCTCCCGCCACCGGCCGAGCCCCCGGTAGCGGCGCACCGGGAGGGGCAGGAAGACCGCGACGATTAG
- a CDS encoding methionine/alanine import family NSS transporter small subunit, whose protein sequence is MSTGAIVMLVISLTIVWGGLALAVIQLRRHPEEPENSRSD, encoded by the coding sequence ATGTCGACCGGAGCCATCGTGATGCTGGTCATCTCCCTCACCATCGTGTGGGGCGGGCTGGCCCTGGCGGTCATCCAACTACGCCGGCACCCGGAGGAGCCCGAGAACAGCCGCTCGGACTAG